A stretch of the Alosa alosa isolate M-15738 ecotype Scorff River chromosome 16, AALO_Geno_1.1, whole genome shotgun sequence genome encodes the following:
- the LOC125309796 gene encoding protein CASP-like: MDMIPEPIKEATALFSGSSPQVDLPQGQMDSLLSIISSQREGSAQDRELEARAVLRSRLCWPYRRSWTASAPTTSNSTRRSSSCRAMQAELGAAMTAVPSPPESRTTQQTLLALQTELDSLRADNIKLYEKIKFLQSYAGRAGGDDHR, from the exons ATGGACATGATCCCTGAGCCAATCAAGGAGGCCACAGCACtcttctcag ggaGCTCACCTCAGGTGGATCTCCCCCAGGGTCAGATGGACTCTCTGCTGTCCATCATCTCTAGCCAGAGAGAGGGTTCGGCTCAGGACAGGGAGCTGGAGGC gagaGCCGTACTACGCAGCAGACTCTGCTGGCCCTACAGACGGAGCTGGACAGCCTCCGCGCCGACAACATCAAACTCTACGAGAAGATCAAGTTCCTGCAGAGCTATGCAGGCAGA GCTGGGAGCAGCGATGACCGCGGTGCCTTCTCCTCCC gagaGCCGTACTACGCAGCAGACTCTGCTGGCCCTACAGACGGAGCTGGACAGCCTCCGCGCCGACAACATCAAACTCTACGAGAAGATCAAGTTCCTGCAGAGCTATGCAGGCAGA GCTGGGGGCGATGACCACCGGTGA